A stretch of the Panicum virgatum strain AP13 chromosome 9N, P.virgatum_v5, whole genome shotgun sequence genome encodes the following:
- the LOC120688919 gene encoding uncharacterized protein LOC120688919 — MAQTWYYALEQDEGMPSWERFKELANQRFGTAIRSNRLSELARLPWHGTVQDFQERFNAMVCHTPELSPKQKADLFCQRLFYPEVANYTSDGEDKAAAGGAGAQSAEDLDPVVSLNTIADIRTEDTMMVPVHIGGHRLTALLDSGSTHNFIHTDLMSRLSLVTSSAKL; from the exons ATGGCCCAAACCTGGTACTACGCCCTCGAGCAGGACGAGGGCATGCCGTCATGGGAGCGCTTCAAGGAGCTCGCCAACCAGCGCTTCGGGACGGCCATTCGCTCCAACCGCCTCTCGGAGCTGGCCCGGCTTCCCTGGCATGGCACCGTCCAAGACTTCCAAGAGCGCTTCAACGCCATGGTGTGCCACACCCCAGAGCTCTCGCCAAAGCAGAAGGCGGACCTCTTT TGCCAACGCCTCTTCTACCCGGAGGTGGCCAACTACACGTCCGATGGCGAGGACAAAGCTGCGGCTGGGGGCGCTGGCGCCCAGTCTGCCGAGGATCTGGACCCGGTCGTCTCCCTCAACACCATCGCCGACATTCGCACCGAGGACACGATGATGGTCCCTGTCCACATCGGCGGACACCGTCTGACGGCCCTCCTCGACAGCGGCTCAACGCACAACTTCATCCACACGGATCTGATGAGTCGTCTCAGCTTGGTGACATCAAGCGCCAAACTATGA